One segment of Candidatus Paceibacterota bacterium DNA contains the following:
- the rpsT gene encoding 30S ribosomal protein S20, whose product MPITRSAKKALRVSHRKRVFNLRRKTSLNNAVKEIKKLVGQKNIKEARAALSRAYKAIDKATKKGVIKKNNASRKKSRLSKLIKKIS is encoded by the coding sequence ATGCCGATTACCCGTTCAGCTAAAAAAGCCCTGCGCGTTTCCCACCGGAAACGAGTTTTTAATTTGCGCCGCAAGACAAGCCTAAACAACGCCGTTAAGGAAATTAAAAAGTTAGTCGGCCAAAAAAATATCAAGGAAGCTCGCGCCGCCCTAAGCCGCGCCTACAAAGCCATTGATAAAGCTACCAAGAAAGGCGTTATCAAAAAGAACAACGCCTCAAGAAAGAAATCTCGCCTCTCAAAATTGATTAAAAAAATTTCTTAA
- the ruvA gene encoding Holliday junction branch migration protein RuvA, whose translation MIARLEGTVSYKDPRFLILSVGGVGYKVFVAPEVVGGAAEGGPLSLWTYLAVRENALDLYGFADQESLKFFEMLLDVPGIGPKSAMSVLSVAGIATLTSAIQSGDHAYLTKLSGIGKRTAEKIVMELRDKIGAGGADEGGSTESREISDALDALKSLGYREREAREALKKVSKEITGTSQKVKEALKILGQ comes from the coding sequence ATGATTGCCCGTCTCGAAGGTACCGTTTCTTATAAAGATCCACGATTTCTCATTTTGAGCGTGGGAGGAGTTGGTTATAAAGTTTTCGTCGCGCCAGAAGTGGTGGGTGGGGCCGCCGAAGGCGGCCCCCTCTCCCTCTGGACTTACTTGGCAGTCCGGGAAAACGCCCTTGATCTTTATGGTTTTGCCGACCAAGAATCATTGAAATTCTTCGAAATGCTTCTCGACGTCCCGGGTATTGGCCCGAAATCCGCTATGTCGGTGCTTAGTGTGGCGGGCATTGCCACTTTAACTTCAGCCATCCAAAGCGGCGATCATGCCTACCTAACGAAACTTTCGGGTATTGGTAAGCGTACGGCTGAGAAAATCGTCATGGAATTGCGAGATAAGATTGGAGCCGGCGGTGCAGATGAGGGCGGCAGCACCGAGAGCCGTGAAATATCGGATGCGCTTGATGCTTTGAAATCGCTGGGATATCGAGAGCGCGAAGCACGGGAAGCTCTTAAAAAAGTCTCTAAAGAAATTACAGGCACTAGTCAAAAAGTAAAAGAGGCTCTCAAAATTCTCGGCCAATAA
- the mutM gene encoding bifunctional DNA-formamidopyrimidine glycosylase/DNA-(apurinic or apyrimidinic site) lyase, with product MPELPEVQTTVNGLNKNVIGLSIKDVWTDYRSVSHVGKDNIKDKIFFANFRRKILGKKILGASRRAKNVLIHLSGDLTVLIHMKMTGHIMYGQYVFNKNLKKDPWQAAEKDGPLADPYNRHLHLVFSLSSKKQLVLSDMRKFAKVTLIESKNPEESPHLANLGPEPLPKEFTYAVFKKQIMRRPNGRIKNVLMDQELIAGIGNIYSDEALFRAHIHPESHPAKIPEKNLKLLYPAIKGVLKKGLDFGGDSTSDYRNIKGERGKFQAEHHVYRRAGKPCPKKGCKGKIVRKVVGGRSAHFCPVHQKLFK from the coding sequence ATGCCAGAGTTACCCGAAGTTCAGACGACCGTAAACGGTCTGAATAAAAATGTTATAGGACTTTCGATTAAAGATGTCTGGACGGATTATCGGAGTGTTTCGCATGTCGGCAAAGACAATATTAAAGACAAAATTTTTTTCGCCAATTTCCGGAGAAAAATTCTGGGGAAGAAAATTCTCGGCGCTTCGCGCCGAGCCAAAAACGTTCTGATTCACCTATCGGGCGATCTCACCGTGTTGATTCACATGAAGATGACTGGTCACATCATGTACGGTCAGTATGTTTTTAACAAAAATCTTAAAAAAGATCCGTGGCAAGCTGCCGAAAAAGACGGGCCGCTTGCCGATCCCTACAATCGCCATCTCCATCTAGTCTTCTCTCTCTCTAGTAAGAAACAGTTGGTTTTATCGGACATGAGAAAATTCGCCAAGGTAACTTTAATTGAGAGTAAAAATCCAGAAGAGTCGCCGCACCTTGCCAATCTCGGTCCGGAACCCTTGCCCAAGGAGTTTACTTACGCTGTCTTTAAAAAGCAGATTATGCGCCGGCCTAACGGGCGAATTAAAAACGTTCTGATGGATCAAGAACTCATCGCCGGAATCGGTAATATTTATTCAGACGAAGCGCTCTTTCGAGCCCATATTCACCCTGAAAGTCACCCAGCGAAAATTCCGGAAAAAAATTTAAAACTCCTCTATCCGGCTATTAAAGGGGTTTTGAAAAAAGGTTTGGATTTTGGTGGAGATTCCACTTCCGATTATCGAAATATCAAGGGTGAGCGCGGTAAATTTCAGGCTGAACATCATGTCTATCGCCGGGCCGGTAAACCATGTCCGAAAAAAGGCTGCAAAGGAAAGATTGTTCGCAAGGTGGTTGGCGGCCGAAGTGCTCACTTCTGTCCGGTACATCAAAAATTATTTAAATAG
- a CDS encoding TrmH family RNA methyltransferase, with the protein MPKVYLILDNIRSVQNVASIFRTAEGAGVARIFLAGVTPAPTDRFGRMRRDFAKVALGAENLVEWEQVPSAEAAIHNLKGAGVEIIALEQSAAALHFKEVRPTKSFALLLGEETQGLPESTLKLCDIICQIPMRGEKESLNVSVAAGIALFQLLNI; encoded by the coding sequence ATGCCTAAAGTATATCTAATTTTAGACAACATCAGAAGCGTTCAGAACGTGGCTTCAATTTTTCGGACAGCGGAGGGCGCCGGGGTGGCCCGCATATTTCTTGCGGGCGTCACTCCGGCGCCGACTGATCGCTTCGGCCGGATGCGTCGTGATTTTGCCAAAGTGGCTCTTGGAGCGGAAAATTTAGTGGAGTGGGAACAAGTTCCGTCGGCCGAAGCGGCTATTCATAACTTGAAGGGCGCTGGAGTAGAGATTATCGCCCTTGAGCAATCAGCGGCCGCACTTCACTTCAAAGAAGTGCGGCCAACCAAATCCTTCGCCTTACTTCTCGGCGAAGAAACCCAAGGCCTTCCCGAATCCACCTTAAAACTCTGCGATATCATTTGTCAGATTCCTATGCGTGGCGAGAAAGAATCACTGAATGTTTCTGTAGCGGCGGGAATCGCTCTCTTCCAGCTTTTGAATATTTAG
- the folB gene encoding dihydroneopterin aldolase — MPQIATLFIRDLIFSGRHGKTGRETHDKQRFKININLNLDVEDAVKTDNLTDTYDYKHACQIAQSVIAEEQHILIEKIAARISQKICQSPKIISAEVTLEKLDARDNGIPGISFRLKRNPQEMTEYLLDFDLEKVLEELDKVGGVSIPILSESYRKNLLAEAETYKYNKQPEIVGPAKVHEQLSSTYDFKPDSLFFRLKADFEDLLNRKIKELITYPFERELDFNEMSLQLYEKGSIGITPHMDSKRAINLICIFILTGQAKLAICDDREGNNPRFLETTPGNLILLRGPGLFNSDSRPFHFVSEVTERRIIFGMRQKLSA; from the coding sequence ATGCCTCAAATAGCAACTCTCTTTATAAGAGATTTAATCTTCTCCGGTCGTCACGGCAAAACCGGCAGAGAAACTCACGATAAGCAAAGATTCAAAATAAACATCAATTTGAATCTGGATGTTGAAGATGCCGTAAAGACGGACAACTTAACAGACACCTATGATTACAAACATGCCTGCCAGATTGCCCAATCGGTTATTGCGGAGGAGCAGCACATCTTGATTGAAAAAATAGCTGCCCGTATTTCCCAAAAGATCTGTCAGAGCCCGAAAATAATTTCGGCTGAAGTGACGCTGGAAAAATTGGACGCTAGAGATAATGGAATACCCGGCATTTCATTCCGTCTAAAAAGAAATCCGCAGGAAATGACGGAATATTTGCTGGATTTTGATTTAGAAAAAGTACTAGAAGAACTGGACAAAGTTGGTGGTGTCTCGATTCCGATTTTAAGCGAGAGCTATCGGAAAAATCTGCTGGCCGAAGCGGAGACTTATAAATACAATAAACAGCCGGAAATTGTCGGACCAGCTAAGGTGCACGAACAACTCTCGTCTACTTATGATTTTAAACCCGATAGTTTGTTCTTTCGGCTTAAAGCTGATTTCGAAGATCTTTTAAACCGAAAAATTAAAGAACTTATCACGTATCCTTTTGAGAGGGAACTAGATTTCAATGAAATGTCTTTGCAATTGTACGAGAAAGGTTCCATCGGAATCACCCCACACATGGATAGTAAGCGGGCCATCAATCTGATTTGCATCTTCATTCTGACCGGGCAGGCTAAACTGGCCATTTGCGACGATCGAGAAGGAAATAATCCGAGATTTCTGGAAACCACTCCGGGTAACCTAATCCTTCTGCGGGGACCTGGATTATTCAACTCCGATTCTCGGCCGTTTCATTTCGTCTCTGAGGTAACGGAGCGGCGGATAATTTTTGGGATGAGACAAAAATTATCCGCCTAA
- a CDS encoding DNA polymerase: MPKAPKTEKVKMENQRLVLLDAHAILHRAYHALPDFASSKGEATGGLYGISTMLIRIIQDLKPDYLIAAYDLPEPTYRHQAYEAYKAGRKKADPELVSQMTRSRDIFEAFNIPIYDKAGFEADDVIGTIVEEVKDISGVCVVIASGDMDTLQLVRGKDVQVFTLRKGLTDTVMYDQKKVEERFGFPPALLADYKGLRGDPSDNIIGIAGIGEKTATILIQQFGTVENIYKELEQGDEKFKKAGLTDRIIKLLREGKEEALFSKMLATIRRDAPIEFKLPSKTWTESVDLDKIETLFRDLEFRTLSARLKEVLSGGPKGGQTKSQSATYDPTDAPSSSSPTQSSLNEAFDEPIDRAELKRVTLALWVLDSNLTNPTLDDVLHFAKTKSFAKAAEIILGEIRKRKLEKVYEEIELPLIPIIERMEKRGIKINRTYLYDLSKSYHQELAKLEKKIWKEAGEEFNINSPKQLGTVLYDKLALKAKNIKKTAGGARSTRESELLKMQELHPIIGLILKHRELQKLLSTYIDTIPVLADEDDRLHSTFSQTGAATGRMSSNNPNLQNIPIKSELGRNIRKAFIADKGYKLVAFDYSQIELRIAAILSGDPKLIEIFKTNQDVHTAVAAQVFNVPLEMVNAEMRRQAKVINFGILYGMGVNALKANLGGTRDEAQKFYNEYFRNYSGLAWYLDKVKADAARLGYTETLFGRRRYFAGINSKLPYIKAEAERMAINAPIQGTQADLIKIAMRQIDEHIKSSKWEEKVYLLLQVHDELIYEIKNELVDELSKKIKEIMEGIISPKETKGVPIVAHASAGNNWGEMEK, encoded by the coding sequence ATGCCAAAAGCTCCGAAAACGGAAAAAGTGAAAATGGAAAACCAGCGACTGGTTTTGTTGGATGCGCACGCCATCTTACATCGGGCCTATCACGCGCTGCCGGATTTTGCTTCCAGCAAAGGGGAAGCGACTGGCGGACTGTATGGAATTTCCACCATGCTCATTCGTATCATCCAGGATTTGAAACCGGATTATTTAATAGCGGCTTATGATTTGCCTGAACCGACCTATCGACACCAGGCTTATGAAGCTTACAAAGCCGGGCGTAAAAAAGCCGATCCGGAGCTGGTTTCCCAAATGACTCGTTCGCGAGATATTTTTGAAGCTTTTAATATTCCTATTTATGATAAGGCCGGTTTTGAAGCCGACGACGTCATCGGCACTATCGTTGAGGAAGTCAAAGATATTTCTGGAGTTTGCGTCGTCATTGCTTCGGGCGACATGGACACTTTGCAGCTAGTAAGAGGGAAAGATGTACAAGTTTTCACTCTACGCAAGGGACTGACGGATACAGTCATGTACGACCAGAAAAAAGTGGAAGAGCGCTTCGGCTTTCCGCCAGCACTTCTAGCAGACTACAAAGGATTACGCGGAGATCCGTCGGACAATATTATCGGAATTGCCGGCATTGGCGAAAAAACCGCCACCATTTTAATTCAGCAATTCGGCACCGTTGAAAATATTTATAAAGAACTGGAACAAGGCGATGAGAAATTTAAAAAAGCCGGTTTAACTGATCGCATTATCAAGCTTTTAAGGGAAGGAAAAGAGGAAGCCCTCTTTAGCAAGATGCTGGCCACGATTCGACGAGACGCTCCAATTGAATTTAAGTTGCCGTCAAAAACTTGGACAGAATCAGTCGATCTGGATAAAATCGAAACCCTTTTCCGCGATCTGGAATTCAGAACATTAAGTGCTCGATTAAAGGAGGTTTTAAGTGGGGGTCCGAAAGGTGGCCAAACAAAATCTCAATCAGCCACTTATGATCCAACAGATGCTCCTTCCTCTTCATCACCAACTCAATCAAGTCTCAATGAAGCTTTTGACGAACCGATCGATCGGGCCGAACTAAAAAGGGTGACTTTGGCTCTATGGGTTCTCGATTCCAATCTCACTAATCCGACTCTTGATGACGTTCTTCATTTCGCTAAGACCAAGTCCTTCGCCAAAGCCGCCGAAATTATTCTCGGCGAAATCCGCAAAAGAAAACTGGAAAAGGTTTATGAAGAAATTGAGTTGCCACTCATTCCGATTATTGAACGAATGGAGAAACGCGGGATAAAAATCAATCGCACTTATTTATATGACTTAAGCAAAAGCTATCATCAGGAGCTGGCCAAACTTGAGAAGAAAATTTGGAAGGAAGCCGGTGAAGAATTCAATATTAATTCGCCAAAGCAGCTCGGCACGGTTCTCTACGACAAGTTGGCTTTGAAAGCTAAAAATATTAAAAAGACTGCCGGCGGAGCCCGCTCCACTCGGGAATCAGAGCTTCTAAAAATGCAGGAGCTTCATCCGATCATCGGCTTGATATTAAAGCATCGCGAACTCCAGAAATTACTCTCCACCTATATTGATACTATTCCGGTTTTGGCTGACGAAGACGATCGCCTTCATTCAACTTTTTCTCAAACAGGCGCCGCTACTGGACGCATGTCTTCGAACAATCCTAATCTCCAGAATATCCCAATTAAATCCGAGCTTGGGCGCAACATTCGGAAAGCTTTTATTGCGGACAAAGGTTACAAATTAGTGGCCTTTGATTATTCTCAAATAGAATTGCGTATTGCCGCCATTCTTTCCGGTGATCCCAAATTAATCGAAATTTTTAAAACCAATCAGGATGTTCACACGGCCGTAGCAGCCCAAGTTTTTAACGTGCCCCTTGAGATGGTGAATGCCGAAATGCGTCGACAAGCCAAAGTTATCAACTTCGGGATTTTATATGGTATGGGAGTGAATGCTCTCAAGGCCAATCTAGGGGGCACCCGAGACGAGGCCCAGAAATTTTACAATGAATACTTTAGAAATTATTCCGGTCTAGCCTGGTATTTGGATAAGGTGAAGGCCGATGCGGCCCGGCTAGGATACACCGAGACTCTTTTTGGCCGCCGTCGTTATTTTGCCGGCATCAATTCCAAACTGCCTTACATCAAAGCAGAAGCCGAGCGGATGGCGATCAATGCGCCAATTCAGGGCACCCAAGCTGACCTTATTAAGATAGCAATGCGCCAGATTGACGAGCACATTAAAAGCTCCAAATGGGAAGAAAAAGTTTATTTACTGCTTCAGGTGCATGACGAATTAATTTACGAGATTAAAAATGAATTGGTTGACGAGCTTTCCAAAAAAATTAAGGAAATCATGGAAGGAATTATCTCACCAAAGGAAACTAAAGGAGTACCCATCGTTGCCCACGCCTCCGCGGGGAACAATTGGGGAGAGATGGAAAAGTAA
- the tsaE gene encoding tRNA (adenosine(37)-N6)-threonylcarbamoyltransferase complex ATPase subunit type 1 TsaE, whose translation MKIDSRSLDETGVVAEKFLDYLRDLKGEEGAQIAGLIGDLGAGKTTFVQALGRLLGIRESMTSPTFVIEKNYELAGDPTWNKLIHIDAYRLQNGEELMKLNFEEIAADPKNLVLIEWSKNVESALPKNYQKIYFKFIDENTREIKY comes from the coding sequence ATGAAGATTGACAGTAGAAGTTTGGATGAAACTGGAGTGGTGGCGGAAAAGTTTTTAGATTATTTGAGGGATCTGAAGGGAGAGGAAGGCGCCCAAATCGCCGGTTTAATAGGCGATTTGGGTGCCGGCAAAACTACGTTCGTTCAGGCACTGGGTCGGCTCTTAGGAATCAGAGAATCTATGACTAGTCCGACTTTCGTGATTGAAAAAAATTATGAACTCGCGGGCGATCCAACATGGAATAAATTAATTCATATTGATGCTTACCGCCTCCAGAACGGCGAAGAATTAATGAAGTTGAATTTTGAGGAAATAGCAGCTGACCCCAAAAATCTGGTATTAATAGAATGGTCGAAGAACGTGGAAAGCGCCTTGCCCAAAAATTATCAAAAGATTTATTTTAAGTTTATTGACGAAAATACTCGAGAAATAAAGTATTAA
- a CDS encoding GspE/PulE family protein translates to MVQFNEEKQKARLADLKKSEEEKLAEILSGKYGLQYIDLSRITINTDALRLIPEEAARRNKMAVFDVVNKNIRVAIQTPNNPSTTETLNELKEKGYFPIVYMVSTESLEKAWSRYKDLSFALETKAGSLDISNQEIETFLHQVNSMQDIQKLINEALTIKKTYRISRVLVIIMAGALSLKASDVHIEPEEDHTRLRYRLDGVLVDVLNFDNETYNLLLSRIKLLSNLKLNIKENAQDGRFSILVSGDEIEVRTSVLPGNYGESIVLRLLNPKSITVPLEELGIEPRLFKILEAEINKPNGMILTTGPTGSGKTTTLYSFMRRIYNPEIKILTIEDPIEYHLAGIVQTQVEPKKGYTFVSGLRAALRQDPDVIMVGEIRDEETAEIAINSSLTGHLVFSTLHTNDAAGTYPRLIDLGVNPKVLSSAINVSIAQRLVRVLCPVCKKEVAVPASTKTTLEKVIASIYLEEFRVPVKTMYEPVGCSECHHQGFKGRIGIFEAILTDEKIEQVVKENPSEREIRIAARPQGILTMEQDGVLKVLKGVTSLSELGRVVNIEQYLNL, encoded by the coding sequence ATGGTTCAATTCAACGAAGAAAAACAGAAGGCTCGCCTGGCCGACCTGAAAAAGAGCGAAGAGGAAAAGCTGGCGGAAATCTTATCTGGAAAATACGGCCTTCAGTACATTGATCTTTCTCGCATCACCATTAACACAGATGCCCTGCGTCTTATTCCGGAAGAAGCCGCCCGTCGCAATAAAATGGCTGTTTTTGATGTGGTTAATAAAAATATTCGAGTGGCCATTCAGACCCCGAACAATCCTTCAACGACTGAAACTTTAAATGAACTAAAAGAAAAAGGTTACTTCCCGATCGTCTACATGGTTTCAACTGAAAGTTTGGAAAAAGCCTGGAGTCGTTACAAAGATCTTTCCTTCGCTCTTGAAACAAAGGCCGGCTCTCTGGATATTTCCAATCAGGAAATTGAAACTTTTCTGCATCAGGTAAACAGCATGCAGGATATTCAAAAATTAATTAATGAGGCTCTGACAATTAAGAAAACTTATCGTATCTCGCGCGTTTTAGTGATCATCATGGCCGGCGCGCTTTCCTTAAAAGCATCTGATGTTCATATCGAACCGGAAGAAGACCATACTCGCTTGCGCTATCGTCTGGATGGAGTCTTGGTAGACGTGCTGAATTTTGATAATGAAACTTATAATCTGCTCCTTTCGCGCATTAAACTCCTTTCCAACCTGAAATTAAATATTAAAGAAAATGCCCAAGACGGTCGTTTCAGTATTTTAGTTTCGGGAGACGAGATCGAAGTGCGTACTTCCGTTTTACCCGGAAATTATGGCGAGTCCATCGTGCTCCGTTTACTAAATCCAAAATCAATTACCGTGCCCCTTGAAGAACTGGGTATTGAACCGCGCCTTTTCAAAATTCTGGAGGCGGAAATTAACAAACCAAACGGCATGATTCTAACCACCGGTCCGACCGGTTCCGGAAAGACCACCACCCTCTATTCTTTTATGCGCCGTATTTACAATCCGGAAATTAAAATTCTGACTATTGAAGATCCCATCGAGTATCACTTGGCCGGCATTGTTCAGACGCAGGTAGAACCGAAGAAAGGCTACACCTTCGTTTCCGGATTAAGAGCGGCTCTTCGACAAGACCCTGATGTCATTATGGTTGGAGAAATTCGAGATGAAGAGACGGCCGAAATTGCCATTAATTCCTCTCTTACCGGTCACTTGGTATTCTCCACCCTTCACACCAACGACGCCGCCGGTACTTATCCTCGTCTAATTGATCTCGGAGTAAATCCAAAAGTGCTCTCGTCGGCTATTAATGTTTCTATCGCTCAGCGTCTGGTGCGAGTGCTATGCCCTGTTTGTAAAAAAGAAGTGGCAGTTCCCGCCAGTACGAAAACCACTTTGGAAAAAGTAATTGCTTCAATTTATTTGGAAGAATTTCGAGTGCCGGTAAAAACTATGTATGAGCCGGTGGGCTGTTCGGAATGTCATCATCAAGGCTTTAAAGGCAGAATCGGAATTTTCGAAGCCATTTTAACGGACGAAAAAATTGAACAAGTAGTCAAAGAAAACCCAAGCGAGCGAGAAATTAGAATCGCGGCGAGACCTCAAGGAATTTTAACTATGGAGCAGGACGGGGTGCTAAAAGTTTTGAAGGGCGTCACTTCTCTTTCCGAACTTGGCCGCGTGGTAAACATCGAACAGTATTTGAATCTGTAA
- the ruvB gene encoding Holliday junction branch migration DNA helicase RuvB, whose protein sequence is MTESKAPAGEEKVFVEDQALDQTLRPTKWADYVGQEPIKQNLNILLSAAKERNHPPEHVLFYGPPGLGKTTLAHLISKEIGAQMKITSGPAIERVGDLASILTNLSAGDILFIDEIHRLNKAVEEILYPAMESGVLDIIIGKGPSARTIQLDLPQFTLIAATTRIALLSSPLRSRFSGGVFRLEFYTEKEIEEIVRRSAKILKIDIDEGAIKEIAKRSRFTPRTANYLLKRCRDYAQIKKVTLSKEMVLEALKLLGIDEVGLSNSDRLLLETIINKFSGGPVGLNTLAASLSEEEATIEEFNEPYLIQIGFLERTARGRTATPRGYQHLKVKMPDHLQEKLL, encoded by the coding sequence ATGACAGAAAGTAAAGCGCCCGCTGGCGAAGAAAAAGTCTTTGTGGAAGATCAGGCCCTTGATCAGACTTTGCGGCCGACGAAATGGGCCGACTATGTTGGACAGGAGCCAATTAAACAAAATTTAAATATTCTTCTTTCAGCGGCTAAAGAAAGAAATCATCCACCTGAACACGTTTTATTCTACGGTCCGCCCGGTTTGGGCAAGACCACTCTAGCGCACCTTATTTCCAAAGAAATTGGCGCCCAAATGAAGATTACTTCCGGCCCGGCCATTGAACGGGTTGGCGATTTGGCTTCCATTCTGACCAATCTTTCAGCCGGCGACATTTTATTTATAGATGAAATTCATCGTCTTAATAAGGCGGTGGAGGAAATTCTTTATCCGGCCATGGAGTCGGGAGTTTTGGATATTATTATCGGCAAGGGTCCGTCCGCTCGCACCATTCAGCTGGATTTGCCCCAATTCACTTTGATCGCGGCTACTACTCGAATTGCCCTACTCTCTTCCCCGCTTCGCTCTCGTTTCTCCGGTGGAGTTTTCCGTCTGGAGTTTTATACCGAAAAAGAAATCGAGGAAATTGTTCGACGCTCGGCTAAAATCTTAAAGATTGATATTGATGAAGGAGCGATTAAAGAGATTGCCAAGCGCAGTCGCTTTACACCGCGAACCGCCAACTATCTCTTAAAACGCTGTCGCGATTATGCCCAAATCAAAAAGGTCACTCTTTCCAAAGAGATGGTGCTGGAGGCTCTGAAACTTCTCGGCATTGATGAAGTTGGGCTTTCCAATTCGGACCGACTGCTTCTCGAAACTATTATTAATAAATTCAGCGGCGGTCCGGTCGGTCTAAATACTTTGGCCGCCTCTCTCTCCGAGGAAGAGGCGACCATCGAAGAATTCAATGAGCCTTATCTCATTCAAATCGGTTTTTTGGAGAGAACGGCCCGCGGCCGCACAGCCACCCCTCGCGGCTACCAGCATTTAAAAGTTAAGATGCCTGATCACCTACAGGAGAAACTCTTGTAG
- a CDS encoding DUF1653 domain-containing protein, producing the protein MEPQPGFYYHYKHDSTKGVFDYAYEVLNIGHHTEIEDWKAGEMVVYRPLYESAQVYQSGKHWDVRPRAMFLESVIKNDKTFPRFQKITDSKIISKLENQVKKLYKN; encoded by the coding sequence ATGGAACCACAGCCGGGTTTTTATTATCACTACAAACATGATTCGACGAAAGGCGTTTTTGATTATGCCTATGAAGTTTTAAATATCGGCCACCATACCGAAATTGAAGATTGGAAAGCCGGAGAGATGGTGGTTTATCGTCCACTTTATGAAAGTGCCCAAGTTTATCAATCCGGTAAACACTGGGATGTTCGGCCGCGAGCTATGTTTTTAGAATCGGTGATTAAAAACGATAAGACGTTCCCGCGTTTTCAAAAAATTACGGACTCAAAAATAATTTCCAAACTTGAAAATCAAGTTAAAAAATTATATAAAAACTAA
- a CDS encoding YebC/PmpR family DNA-binding transcriptional regulator: MSGHNKWSQIKHRKAATDAKKSQLFSKLGRLITVESKKAAGKTSSPSLAVAIEKARKENMPKDVIERAIKKGTESNTGSMEAITYEAYGPGGSAIMIEVLTDNRNKSAQEMKFILSKNDSSLAGIGAASWAFERKDREWLPKTTVQLEDSDLEKLEKLVDELESNEDVQAVFTNVE; encoded by the coding sequence GTGTCCGGCCACAATAAATGGTCACAAATTAAACATCGAAAAGCTGCCACTGATGCCAAGAAAAGTCAGCTTTTTTCGAAGTTGGGGCGTTTAATTACAGTGGAATCCAAAAAGGCGGCCGGCAAGACCAGCTCGCCCAGTTTGGCGGTAGCGATTGAGAAAGCTCGCAAAGAAAATATGCCCAAAGACGTAATTGAGCGAGCGATTAAAAAAGGAACGGAAAGCAATACCGGTTCAATGGAAGCCATTACCTACGAAGCATATGGCCCGGGCGGATCAGCCATTATGATTGAAGTGCTCACTGACAATCGAAATAAATCAGCCCAAGAAATGAAATTTATTCTCTCTAAAAATGACTCTTCGCTTGCCGGCATTGGGGCCGCCAGCTGGGCTTTTGAAAGAAAAGATCGAGAATGGCTGCCAAAAACTACAGTTCAATTAGAGGATAGCGATTTGGAAAAACTAGAAAAGCTGGTGGATGAGCTTGAAAGTAATGAAGATGTTCAGGCCGTTTTCACTAATGTAGAATAA
- a CDS encoding crossover junction endodeoxyribonuclease RuvC yields MKILAVDPGYERLGVAIIKKNPGEKERVIYSNCFKTSAKQPFEERLLLIGQEIKRLIKEFEPAALAIETLYFTNNQKTAMHVSEVRGVVTYEALCASMKLFEYTPLQIKVAVTGYGGGDKKQVISMIEKLVTIDKNIAHDDEYDAIAVGLTYFATARL; encoded by the coding sequence ATGAAAATCTTGGCAGTTGATCCGGGGTATGAGCGATTGGGGGTAGCAATTATAAAGAAGAATCCCGGAGAAAAAGAGCGAGTTATTTATTCCAACTGTTTCAAAACTTCAGCCAAGCAACCCTTTGAAGAAAGGTTACTTTTAATTGGTCAGGAGATTAAAAGACTGATTAAGGAGTTTGAACCGGCGGCTTTGGCTATTGAAACTTTGTATTTCACCAATAATCAGAAGACTGCCATGCATGTCTCCGAGGTTCGGGGAGTAGTTACTTACGAAGCACTGTGTGCCAGCATGAAGTTATTTGAATACACCCCTCTTCAAATTAAAGTGGCGGTGACTGGCTACGGTGGCGGCGATAAAAAGCAGGTTATTTCCATGATCGAGAAGTTGGTGACTATCGATAAAAATATTGCTCACGACGACGAGTACGACGCCATTGCCGTCGGCTTGACTTACTTTGCCACAGCTCGTCTTTAG